Proteins from a single region of Dasypus novemcinctus isolate mDasNov1 chromosome 16, mDasNov1.1.hap2, whole genome shotgun sequence:
- the LOC101412795 gene encoding olfactory receptor 2AG2-like, with translation MAYDRYVAICHPLRYSFLMRPKVCAFMVAGTWLGALFNAVVHGTYTLNLPYCASREINLFFCDFPALLKLVCADTSHYENGIYVSGVVFLLVPISAIMASYSQIFSTVSRLKSNLGMRKALATCSSHMIVLSLFYGTAIFKYLLPKAYHTAEQDEVVTVFYTIITPMLNPLIYSLRNKDVGGALRKVLGK, from the coding sequence ATGGCTTATGATCGCTATGTGGCTATATGCCACCCTCTCCGCTACTCATTTCTCATGCGCCCTAAAGTCTGCGCTTTCATGGTTGCAGGCACCTGGTTGGGAGCTTTGTTCAATGCTGTGGTACATGGCACCTATACACTGAATCTCCCTTACTGTGCTTCCCGGGaaattaatcttttcttttgtgaCTTCCCAGCACTCCTGAAACTTGTTTGTGCTGATACATCTCATTATGAAAACGGGATCTATGTTAGTGGTGTTGTGTTCCTCCTTGTTCCTATATCTGCCATTATGGCCTCATATAGTCAGATATTTTCTACTGTTTCTAGATTAAAATCAAACTTAGGTATGAGAAAAGCTTTGGCAACCTGTTCTTCCCATATGATTGTGCTGTCTCTCTTCTATGGTACAGCAATATTTAAATATCTTCTCCCCAAAGCCTATCATACTGCTGAGCAAGATGAAGTAGTAACAGTCTTCTATACCATCATCACTCCCATGCTCAACCCTCTCATCTACAGTCTTCGGAACAAAGATGTGGGTGGAGCCCTCAGGAAAGTTCTAGGAAAGTAA